From a single Brassica rapa cultivar Chiifu-401-42 chromosome A01, CAAS_Brap_v3.01, whole genome shotgun sequence genomic region:
- the LOC103862112 gene encoding protein CLT2, chloroplastic isoform X1, translated as MDTLLMAATTRLRCLHASTSSSAVPTVFRSPAIHQLSLSPAHLLSFRSATMNTCVRGSRFPVTRRTTSPTRRGLFTVRASTEKSIAPSNRKLIVINSVVIIALAVANRVLYKLALVPMKQYPFFLAQLMTFGYVLIYFTILYSRRRLGIVTDEMLSVPKWRFAIIGFLEAVGVATGMAAAAMLPGPVIPILNQSFLVWQLLFAVLILGRRFLLKQIFGCLLVATGVVVAVSSGSGADQTLSGIGLLWPAVMVASAAFQAGASITKEFVFNDSAKRLEVYGTYSYSSILLKVSKCFSFDTLLKSKNNATMQGKSLDIFVVNSFGSGFQALFVFLLLPFLSNLKGIPFGSLLPYLRDGAGCFFNTGAKISGCEGAPILPLLYIATNLAFNISLLHLVKISSAIVSSLTVMLSVPLSVYIMSKPLPYLPGGTSLSSNFMIGSIVLVLGLLLYNIPTTPTKQDAKTS; from the exons ATGGATACGCTTCTCATGGCTGCTACTACACGACTCAGATGCCTCCACGCGTCGACGTCCTCCTCCGCCGTCCCCACCGTATTCCGTTCGCCGGCGATACACCAGCTCTCTTTAAGTCCCGCACATTTGCTTTCCTTCCGATCGGCGACTATGAACACGTGCGTGAGAGGGTCCCGCTTCCCGGTTACTCGGAGAACCACTTCTCCGACGAGACGTGGCTTGTTTACCGTCAGAGCTTCGACGGAGAAGTCTATTGCTCCTTCCAATCGGAAACTAATTGTAATTAACTCGGTCGTAATCATAGCCTTAGCTGTAGCAAATCGCGTGCTGTACAAACTCGCATTGGTTCCGATGAAGCAGTACCCTTTCTTCTTAGCTCAGCTCATGACTTTCGG TTACGTGTTGATTTACTTTACGATTCTGTACTCGAGGCGCCGTCTAGGCATTGTGACCGACGAGATGTTGAGTGTACCGAAATGGAGATTTGCTATCATTGGTTTTCTTGAAGCTGTTGGAGTTGCCACTGGCATGGCTGCAGCAG CCATGCTTCCTGGACCAGTTATTCCGATTTTGAATCAG TCATTTCTGGTGTGGCAGCTGCTTTTTGCTGTTCTTATTTTGGGCAGGAGGTTTTTGCTTAAGCAGATTTTTGGTTGCTTGCTTGTGGCTACGGGAGTTGTGGTGGCTGTTTCAAG TGGATCTGGAGCAGATCAAACGCTATCCGGAATCGGATTGCTATGGCCTGCTGTAATGGTAGCATCTGCTGCTTTTCAAGCTGGTGCATCTATCACAAAG GAATTTGTTTTCAATGATTCTGCAAAGCGTCTTGAGGTATATGGCACATATTCGTATTCATCTATCCTTCTGAAAGTATcgaaatgtttttcttttgacaCTTTACTGAAATCTAAGAATAACGCAACAATGCAGGGAAAGTCACTGGATATATTTGTGGTAAACTCATTTGGATCTGGATTTCAG GCTCTTTTTGTGTTTCTGTTGCTGCCTTTTCTCTCAAACTTGAAAGGCATTCCATTTGGCAGCCTCCTTCCATATCTAAGAGATGGTGCCGGCTGCTTCTTCAACACTGGAGCTAAGATTTCTG GCTGCGAAGGTGCCCCTATACTCCCACTGCTGTATATAGCCACCAATCTCGCTTTCAACATCTCATTGCTCCATCTGGTGAAAATATCTTCAGCAATCGTTTCCTCTCTCACTGTGATGCTCTCAG TACCATTATCGGTGTACATAATGTCAAAACCATTGCCGTATCTACCTGGAGGAACAAGCTTGAGCTCAAATTTCATGATAGGGAGTATAGTTCTGGTTCTTGGTCTTCTTCTATACAACATTCCTACCACTCCCACTAAGCAAGACGCTAAGACCTCCTAA
- the LOC103862112 gene encoding protein CLT2, chloroplastic isoform X2, which translates to MDTLLMAATTRLRCLHASTSSSAVPTVFRSPAIHQLSLSPAHLLSFRSATMNTCVRGSRFPVTRRTTSPTRRGLFTVRASTEKSIAPSNRKLIVINSVVIIALAVANRVLYKLALVPMKQYPFFLAQLMTFGYVLIYFTILYSRRRLGIVTDEMLSVPKWRFAIIGFLEAVGVATGMAAAAMLPGPVIPILNQSFLVWQLLFAVLILGRRFLLKQIFGCLLVATGVVVAVSSGSGADQTLSGIGLLWPAVMVASAAFQAGASITKEFVFNDSAKRLEGKSLDIFVVNSFGSGFQALFVFLLLPFLSNLKGIPFGSLLPYLRDGAGCFFNTGAKISGCEGAPILPLLYIATNLAFNISLLHLVKISSAIVSSLTVMLSVPLSVYIMSKPLPYLPGGTSLSSNFMIGSIVLVLGLLLYNIPTTPTKQDAKTS; encoded by the exons ATGGATACGCTTCTCATGGCTGCTACTACACGACTCAGATGCCTCCACGCGTCGACGTCCTCCTCCGCCGTCCCCACCGTATTCCGTTCGCCGGCGATACACCAGCTCTCTTTAAGTCCCGCACATTTGCTTTCCTTCCGATCGGCGACTATGAACACGTGCGTGAGAGGGTCCCGCTTCCCGGTTACTCGGAGAACCACTTCTCCGACGAGACGTGGCTTGTTTACCGTCAGAGCTTCGACGGAGAAGTCTATTGCTCCTTCCAATCGGAAACTAATTGTAATTAACTCGGTCGTAATCATAGCCTTAGCTGTAGCAAATCGCGTGCTGTACAAACTCGCATTGGTTCCGATGAAGCAGTACCCTTTCTTCTTAGCTCAGCTCATGACTTTCGG TTACGTGTTGATTTACTTTACGATTCTGTACTCGAGGCGCCGTCTAGGCATTGTGACCGACGAGATGTTGAGTGTACCGAAATGGAGATTTGCTATCATTGGTTTTCTTGAAGCTGTTGGAGTTGCCACTGGCATGGCTGCAGCAG CCATGCTTCCTGGACCAGTTATTCCGATTTTGAATCAG TCATTTCTGGTGTGGCAGCTGCTTTTTGCTGTTCTTATTTTGGGCAGGAGGTTTTTGCTTAAGCAGATTTTTGGTTGCTTGCTTGTGGCTACGGGAGTTGTGGTGGCTGTTTCAAG TGGATCTGGAGCAGATCAAACGCTATCCGGAATCGGATTGCTATGGCCTGCTGTAATGGTAGCATCTGCTGCTTTTCAAGCTGGTGCATCTATCACAAAG GAATTTGTTTTCAATGATTCTGCAAAGCGTCTTGAG GGAAAGTCACTGGATATATTTGTGGTAAACTCATTTGGATCTGGATTTCAG GCTCTTTTTGTGTTTCTGTTGCTGCCTTTTCTCTCAAACTTGAAAGGCATTCCATTTGGCAGCCTCCTTCCATATCTAAGAGATGGTGCCGGCTGCTTCTTCAACACTGGAGCTAAGATTTCTG GCTGCGAAGGTGCCCCTATACTCCCACTGCTGTATATAGCCACCAATCTCGCTTTCAACATCTCATTGCTCCATCTGGTGAAAATATCTTCAGCAATCGTTTCCTCTCTCACTGTGATGCTCTCAG TACCATTATCGGTGTACATAATGTCAAAACCATTGCCGTATCTACCTGGAGGAACAAGCTTGAGCTCAAATTTCATGATAGGGAGTATAGTTCTGGTTCTTGGTCTTCTTCTATACAACATTCCTACCACTCCCACTAAGCAAGACGCTAAGACCTCCTAA
- the LOC103862121 gene encoding GATA transcription factor 25 has product MFGHHTQPEINPNQIGTSSATVVEDHVSASAASAGHIPYDDMDDIPHPDSIYAASNLIPDGSHLVPHRSEGSELLGSRPMEGANQLTISFRGQVYVFDAVGPEKVDAVLSLLGGSTELSSVQPGMELAPQNHMPAVVEYQNRYSHPQRAQSLDRFRKKRNARCFEKKVRYGVRQEVALRMARNKGQFTSAKMTEGAYNSGTDQDSAQDDSRPEILCTHCGISSSCTPMMRRGPSGPRTLCNACGLFWTNRGTLRDLSKRTEENQMAIIKPVEGGSDAGANNSNSEPATVEGHTVLVSLANGDQSNLLGNH; this is encoded by the exons ATGTTTGGTCACCATACCCAACCCGAGATTAACCCTAATCAGATCGGCACCAGCTCCGCCACCGTTGTCGAAGACCATGTCTCCGCCTCCGCAGCCTCCGCTGGTCACATTCCTTACGACGATATGGACGATATCCCTCATCCCGATTCCATCTACGCCGCCTCCAATTTGATCCCCGATGGCTCTCACTTGGTTCCTCACCGATCCGAGGGATCCGAGTTACTAGGCTCACGGCCGATGGAGGGAGCTAATCAGCTAACGATCTCGTTCCGTGGTCAAGTTTACGTTTTTGATGCTGTTGGTCCTGAAAAG GTTGATGCTGTGTTGTCGCTGTTGGGTGGTTCTACTGAGCTCTCTTCTGTGCAGCCGGGGATGGAGCTAGCTCCACAGAATCATATG CCTGCTGTTGTGGAATACCAGAACCGCTATAGCCATCCGCAACGGGCACAGTCATTGGATAGGTTTCGGAAGAAGAGGAATGCTAGATGTTTCGAGAAGAAAGTACGATATGGTGTTCGCCAGGAAGTCGCATTAAG AATGGCACGTAATAAAGGTCAATTCACCTCTGCAAAGATGACCGAGGGGGCTTACAACTCGGGCACGGATCAAGACTCTGCACAAGATGATAGCCGTCCAGAAATACT GTGTACTCATTGCGGCATTAGTTCCAGTTGTACACCGATGATGCGACGTGGCCCTTCAGGCCCCAGAACTCTCTGCAATGCCTGTGGACTCTTTTGGACTAACAGG GGTACATTGAGAGATCTCTCTAAGAGAACAGAAGAGAATCAGATGGCAATAATAAAACCT GTCGAAGGAGGGAGTGATGCCGGTGCTAACAACTCGAACTCTGAACCTGCAACTGTCGAAGGACACACTGTCTTGGTTTCTCTTGCTAATGGGGATCAATCTAATCTGTTAGGTAATCACTAA